The following are from one region of the Gloeomargarita lithophora Alchichica-D10 genome:
- a CDS encoding RibD family protein has translation MRPRMTAVLAMTADGKIADVHRQPARFGSAVDRAHLERQVAQSDGVILGARTLLAHGSAALVRDPELLKMRSEQGKSPQTLHIICTRGGEINPDIDFFQQPLERWLVTSAAGAEHWQAGQEFQRIWGDYYWPDLLAEFYALGLRQIGVLGGGSLIAELLAAQVIDDLWLTICPLIFGGATAPTPADGDGFFAPIPLELLSCEPWGQEILLHYQVLG, from the coding sequence ATGCGCCCCCGAATGACCGCCGTTTTAGCCATGACCGCCGATGGCAAAATTGCCGATGTCCACCGCCAGCCCGCCCGGTTTGGTTCCGCTGTTGACCGTGCCCACCTGGAACGCCAGGTCGCCCAGAGTGATGGGGTGATTTTGGGAGCCAGAACCCTGTTGGCTCATGGCAGTGCGGCTTTGGTGCGTGATCCAGAATTATTAAAAATGCGTTCCGAGCAGGGTAAATCCCCCCAGACGTTACATATTATCTGCACCCGTGGCGGGGAAATCAACCCGGATATAGACTTTTTTCAACAACCTTTGGAACGGTGGTTGGTCACCAGTGCCGCCGGGGCAGAGCATTGGCAAGCGGGGCAGGAATTTCAGCGCATTTGGGGTGATTATTATTGGCCGGATTTGTTAGCCGAATTTTATGCCCTGGGTTTACGGCAAATTGGGGTGTTGGGGGGTGGCAGTTTGATTGCCGAATTGTTGGCCGCCCAGGTGATTGACGACCTGTGGTTAACCATTTGTCCACTCATTTTTGGAGGCGCAACCGCACCCACGCCTGCGGATGGTGATGGTTTTTTCGCCCCCATTCCCCTGGAATTGCTCAGTTGTGAACCCTGGGGGCAAGAAATTTTATTACATTACCAAGTGCTGGGTTGA
- a CDS encoding putative bifunctional diguanylate cyclase/phosphodiesterase, which yields RAQAELLHHPFSHAFHPQDQERFARRLQALTPGTPTFTLECRTPDDPERWYEWTVRGLFDPQERLWEVQGIGRDITEKKLAEAQLLHEALHDPLTGLPNRTLFLDRLYQVLARYQRDNQASFAVLFVDLDRFKVVNDSLGHQAGDKLLVTIAQRLRAVVRTGDTVARFGGDEFAILLAPFASEQVGNRVPEIQQMIAQSLVLAGQTVTSQASIGVVFSHPSYQTPEEMLRDADIAMYQAKNQGRACYVVFAPEMFTQAVDDLRWERELRTALDASQLDVYYQPILTVPAGKVLGVEALLRWHHPVHGLLKSEDFFPYAEETGLMAPLHGWMLTTAASQVRQWPELHLSVNVSGYHLNQGDYLHRLEAVLSTSGLPPQRLRLELSERLMIFYQNERPTLLDELHALGVGLTVNDFGTGYSSLGRLHTWPVSALKIDRSLTAQLEQQPHSQPIIQAIIVLAQNLGIFTIAAGVETPTQKATLEHLGCDAMQGNALVSPLSITELTAYLSTLETKSAPTQEAT from the coding sequence CGAGCGCAGGCGGAATTATTGCATCATCCCTTCAGCCATGCCTTCCATCCCCAGGATCAGGAGCGGTTTGCTCGGCGTTTGCAGGCACTTACCCCCGGCACCCCCACCTTCACCTTGGAATGTCGCACCCCCGATGATCCCGAACGGTGGTATGAGTGGACGGTTCGAGGGCTGTTTGACCCCCAGGAACGCCTGTGGGAGGTGCAAGGCATTGGCCGGGACATTACTGAGAAAAAATTGGCGGAAGCCCAACTGCTCCACGAAGCCCTCCACGACCCCCTGACGGGTCTGCCCAACCGCACCCTGTTTTTAGACCGTTTGTATCAGGTGCTGGCTCGCTATCAACGGGACAATCAGGCCAGTTTTGCGGTGTTGTTTGTGGATTTAGACCGGTTCAAGGTAGTGAATGATAGCCTGGGGCACCAAGCGGGGGATAAACTGCTGGTGACTATTGCCCAACGCCTGCGGGCGGTGGTGCGGACTGGCGATACGGTGGCGCGCTTTGGGGGGGATGAATTTGCCATTTTGCTGGCACCATTTGCCAGCGAACAGGTGGGCAACCGAGTACCAGAAATCCAACAGATGATTGCCCAGTCCCTCGTCCTGGCGGGACAAACCGTCACTTCCCAGGCCAGCATCGGGGTGGTGTTTAGTCATCCCAGTTATCAAACCCCGGAGGAAATGCTCCGGGATGCGGACATTGCCATGTACCAGGCCAAAAACCAAGGCCGGGCCTGTTATGTGGTCTTTGCCCCGGAGATGTTCACCCAGGCGGTGGACGACCTGCGCTGGGAACGGGAACTGCGTACCGCCCTCGATGCAAGTCAACTGGATGTGTATTACCAACCGATCCTGACGGTACCGGCGGGCAAGGTCTTGGGGGTGGAAGCCCTCCTGCGTTGGCATCATCCGGTACATGGGTTATTAAAGTCAGAGGATTTTTTCCCCTATGCGGAAGAAACCGGGTTGATGGCACCCTTGCATGGGTGGATGTTGACCACGGCGGCCAGTCAGGTCAGGCAGTGGCCGGAGTTGCACCTGAGCGTAAATGTGTCTGGGTATCACTTAAACCAGGGGGATTACCTGCACCGCCTGGAAGCCGTCCTCAGCACCAGCGGACTACCGCCCCAACGCCTGCGGTTGGAATTGTCCGAACGGCTGATGATTTTTTACCAGAATGAACGTCCGACCTTGCTCGATGAACTCCACGCGCTGGGGGTGGGTCTGACCGTGAATGACTTTGGCACCGGCTATTCTTCCTTGGGTCGCCTGCACACCTGGCCGGTGAGTGCCCTAAAAATTGACCGCTCCTTGACCGCCCAACTCGAGCAACAACCCCATTCCCAACCCATTATTCAAGCCATCATTGTCCTGGCGCAAAACCTGGGCATTTTCACCATTGCCGCCGGGGTGGAAACCCCCACCCAAAAAGCCACTTTAGAACATCTGGGTTGCGATGCCATGCAGGGGAATGCCCTAGTTTCACCCCTGTCCATCACCGAATTGACCGCCTACCTCAGCACCCTAGAAACAAAAAGTGCCCCCACGCAGGAGGCCACTTAA
- a CDS encoding ribonuclease H-like domain-containing protein produces MFTQSQIEKLLFIDIETASNAPQFQDLSPKMQGFWERKARQYYKISVDEEFDVSASYLEKAGIFAEFNRVVCVCFGYIRWEKNAPAGTFKTFYNQDEKQVLLDTAQTLNQPKSSQYQLCGHNIKEFDTPVLARRMLIHGVQPLPKSLNNYGKKPWEVKHLDTLELWKFGDFKNFTSLDLLTHLLHIPSPKGDMDGAQVGVVFWQEQNLEKIAQYCQKDVQATMNLILRLSNMPLIQDEETP; encoded by the coding sequence ATGTTTACCCAGTCGCAAATTGAAAAGTTATTGTTTATTGATATTGAGACGGCATCAAATGCCCCCCAATTCCAAGATTTAAGTCCCAAGATGCAGGGTTTTTGGGAGAGAAAGGCAAGGCAATATTATAAAATCAGTGTTGACGAAGAGTTCGATGTCTCTGCCAGTTATCTGGAAAAAGCAGGCATTTTTGCTGAATTTAATCGGGTTGTATGTGTGTGTTTTGGTTATATCCGCTGGGAAAAGAATGCCCCCGCTGGGACTTTCAAGACCTTTTATAACCAAGATGAAAAACAAGTCCTACTTGATACGGCTCAGACATTGAATCAACCGAAATCATCCCAGTACCAACTCTGTGGACATAATATCAAAGAATTTGACACTCCTGTTTTAGCCCGCCGGATGTTGATTCATGGGGTGCAACCCCTACCCAAATCTTTGAATAATTATGGTAAAAAACCTTGGGAAGTAAAGCATTTGGATACCTTAGAATTGTGGAAATTTGGGGACTTCAAAAACTTTACCAGCTTGGATTTATTAACCCACTTGTTGCATATCCCCAGTCCGAAAGGAGATATGGACGGTGCCCAGGTCGGGGTCGTATTTTGGCAGGAGCAAAACCTAGAAAAAATTGCCCAGTACTGTCAAAAGGATGTGCAAGCCACCATGAATTTGATATTACGACTGAGTAATATGCCATTGATTCAGGATGAAGAAACTCCGTGA
- a CDS encoding proline--tRNA ligase, with product MRCSQMLLVTLREDPAEAEIISHKLLLRAGYIRRVSPGIYVYLPLLWRVLGKIMHIVRTVMDEAGAQECLLPQLQPASLWQESGRWDTYTQGEGIMFALKDRQERELGLGPTHEEVITDVARNLLRSYRQLPINLYQIQTKFRDEIRPRFGLMRGREFIMKDAYSFDMSEADMKASYDGMYRAYCQIFERCGLDYRPVQADSGAIGGAGSQEFMILAQAGEDEVLYTPDGTYAANVEKAVSLPPDTVPSSFTKAEQKLTQNTPTIAALCDGLNCSPTQVVKNLLYQAILDTGLMILVLVSIRGDQEVNEVKLSNEISRLASDFGAQQVLKLTIANQENQKQWASRDLTWGYIAPNLPEDYLKSDPQIHPKFVHLCDETVVKLANFITGANEIDHHWVGANWGQEFPAIKTSVDVRKARPGDRALHDSQQILHSARGIEVGHIFQLGTKYSQKMGATFTNEQGQELPLVMGCYGLGVSRLAQAAIEQSHDEYGIIWPPTIAPYLAIISVPNMQDAQQVKVAESLYQELQKAGIEVLLDDRPERAGVKFKDADLLGIPYRIVPGRSLAQNKVEIVTRNGRVSQEVLVSEVADFFRTLNP from the coding sequence ATGCGCTGTTCCCAAATGTTGCTGGTGACCCTGCGGGAAGACCCGGCGGAGGCGGAAATTATCAGCCATAAACTGCTCCTGCGGGCGGGCTATATCCGGCGGGTGAGTCCGGGGATTTATGTGTATTTGCCCCTGCTGTGGCGGGTGTTGGGGAAAATTATGCACATTGTTCGTACAGTGATGGATGAGGCCGGGGCGCAGGAATGTCTTTTGCCCCAACTGCAACCGGCGAGTTTGTGGCAGGAATCCGGGCGGTGGGATACTTACACGCAAGGGGAGGGGATCATGTTTGCCCTGAAAGACCGGCAAGAACGGGAGTTGGGGTTAGGGCCGACCCATGAGGAAGTGATTACGGATGTGGCGAGAAATTTACTGCGTTCCTATCGGCAACTACCCATCAATTTATATCAAATTCAAACTAAATTTCGGGATGAAATTCGGCCTCGCTTTGGGTTGATGCGGGGGCGGGAATTTATTATGAAAGATGCCTATTCTTTTGATATGAGTGAAGCGGACATGAAAGCATCTTACGATGGAATGTATCGGGCGTACTGTCAGATTTTTGAACGGTGTGGGCTGGATTATCGCCCGGTGCAAGCTGATAGTGGAGCCATTGGGGGTGCGGGTTCCCAGGAGTTTATGATCCTGGCGCAGGCGGGGGAAGATGAGGTGCTTTATACCCCCGATGGCACCTACGCTGCTAATGTGGAAAAAGCGGTTTCTTTACCCCCGGATACAGTGCCTTCATCGTTTACCAAAGCAGAGCAAAAATTAACCCAAAATACGCCCACGATTGCCGCTTTATGTGATGGCTTAAACTGTTCGCCGACCCAGGTGGTGAAAAATCTTTTGTATCAAGCTATTTTAGATACCGGGTTAATGATATTGGTATTGGTGAGTATCCGGGGGGATCAGGAAGTCAATGAGGTCAAACTCAGCAATGAAATTAGCCGCCTTGCATCTGATTTTGGGGCACAGCAAGTATTAAAGCTAACGATTGCCAATCAAGAGAATCAAAAGCAATGGGCAAGCCGGGATTTAACCTGGGGATATATCGCCCCTAATTTGCCTGAGGATTATCTAAAATCAGACCCACAAATTCACCCCAAATTTGTGCATTTATGCGATGAAACTGTGGTTAAACTAGCGAATTTTATCACCGGTGCTAATGAAATTGATCACCATTGGGTGGGGGCAAATTGGGGGCAAGAGTTTCCGGCAATTAAAACCTCGGTGGATGTGCGTAAAGCCCGCCCCGGCGACCGGGCACTACATGATTCCCAGCAGATATTACACAGTGCGAGGGGAATTGAAGTCGGGCATATTTTTCAACTGGGTACGAAATACTCACAAAAAATGGGGGCGACGTTTACCAATGAACAGGGGCAGGAATTGCCTTTGGTGATGGGCTGTTATGGGTTGGGGGTGTCTCGGTTGGCACAGGCCGCCATTGAACAATCCCACGATGAATACGGGATTATCTGGCCGCCCACCATTGCCCCTTATTTGGCAATTATTTCAGTGCCGAATATGCAAGATGCTCAACAGGTGAAAGTGGCGGAAAGTTTATATCAGGAATTACAAAAAGCGGGGATTGAAGTGCTTTTGGATGACCGCCCGGAACGAGCCGGGGTGAAATTCAAGGATGCGGATTTGTTGGGGATTCCGTATCGGATTGTACCGGGGCGTTCGTTAGCGCAAAATAAGGTAGAGATTGTCACCCGTAACGGTCGTGTTTCCCAAGAAGTTTTGGTGTCGGAAGTTGCGGATTTTTTTAGAACACTCAACCCATGA